A single region of the Cucumis melo cultivar AY chromosome 3, USDA_Cmelo_AY_1.0, whole genome shotgun sequence genome encodes:
- the LOC103496596 gene encoding protein SODIUM POTASSIUM ROOT DEFECTIVE 2: MANVVELKVFLHCDECIKKILKAIKKIQDIETYNVDMEMNKVIVTGNVTNEEVIKVLQKIRKTAVPWQDDELNNITN; this comes from the exons ATGGCTAAT GTGGTGGAATTGAAGGTCTTTTTGCATTGTGACGAGTGTATCAAGAAGATTCTCAAAGCCATCAAGAAAATCCAAG ATATAGAAACATATAATGTAGATATGGAGATGAACAAAGTGATTGTTACTGGCAATGTCACTAACGAAGAAGTCATCAAAGTTCTTCAGAAAATTAGAAAAACTGCAGTTCCATGGCAAGATGATGAACTGAACAACATTACTAACTAG
- the LOC103496594 gene encoding LOW QUALITY PROTEIN: protein EARLY RESPONSIVE TO DEHYDRATION 15-like (The sequence of the model RefSeq protein was modified relative to this genomic sequence to represent the inferred CDS: inserted 1 base in 1 codon): MDVVTQRNSSSSVSMLNPNAPLFVPMAYRTVEDFSDQWWELIQSSPWFREYWLQERFQDPQNELPFGENEEFVLPDLESFFDDFTRQQEEEELEFSKDLVPMGAFKWQKARSGAEVPKYAQKAPKIVNVKXESENDSPTEIDFTRPIEYVSSSELKNQFELLLI, encoded by the exons ATGGATGTTGTCACTCAAAGAAACTCCTCTTCTTCCGTTTCCATGTTGAATCCCAACGCTCCCTTGTTCGTTCCCATGGCGTATAGGACGGTCGAGGATTTCTCCGACCAGTGGTGGGAGCTCATCCAGTCCTCCCCCTGGTTCCGTGAGTACTGGCTTCAAGAACGCTTTCAAGATCCTCAAAATGAACTTCCGTTTGGTGAAAATGAAGAATTCGTCCTTCCGGATCTTGAAAGTTTCTTCGATGACTTCACTCGTCAAC aggaagaggaagaattGGAATTCTCGAAAGACTTAGTTCCAATGGGAGCTTTCAAATGGCAGAAGGCTCGGTCTGGAGCGGAGGTTCCTAAGTATGCTCAAAAGGCTCCCAAGATCGTGAACGTGA GTGAGTCCGAGAACGATTCACCAACCGAGATAGATTTTACGCGCCCAATCGAGTACGTTTCTTCATCAGAACTCAAGAACCAGTTTGAATTGTTGTTGATCTAG